A window of Cellulomonas fimi contains these coding sequences:
- a CDS encoding PQQ-binding-like beta-propeller repeat protein: protein MSGRMQDVHLVEVDEHDDPATPAARSRTRRDEPPAEPSTGAAPAPVPPPGGGDRPDAAAAARGWVRRHLRLVVPAVLGAAALLVGAQALLDARERARVEALADVRGVLRPVDPDLGVRWAAGAEDARVVESGVLVDGLVVGAAPLPSAQVQVRALDERTGALRWTRELDLPTPLMTPDAADPATWTVCTTAGAPARAGADGSTADARPVVGCLAQQPGSDIGPPPDVSLWFLDARDGTLLSTQRLPGDAAFTVLDGRFLTAIRVEEQVDSARWRVMATDPATRDVLWTWTTPRLAAPRVTQPTDVWSSSFASLDARGDRVLLAVGTSSWLLDGDGTFLRRDRLEPGWWPELARGGAVVHSTWSEDGRPQARLLRSDGTSATVDATPMWLRVDDGSVPGSVLFATRDVGPSGVVASVSARDASTGDLRWRVTGVEATSALLLDDRLYVVGADGLAAIDARTGAVLWTTALGRTVDEVSTDGRWLLLRGPGPVVEAYATGDGGRAWRADLTGEVLEAGTNLRVGWQVPRMYALRTDGSVAVLG from the coding sequence ATGTCCGGCCGCATGCAGGACGTGCACCTTGTCGAGGTCGACGAGCACGACGACCCGGCCACGCCCGCTGCCCGGTCGCGCACGCGCCGCGACGAGCCGCCGGCCGAGCCGTCGACGGGTGCTGCTCCCGCCCCGGTCCCGCCGCCGGGTGGCGGCGACCGCCCGGACGCGGCGGCCGCCGCACGCGGCTGGGTGCGGCGGCACCTGCGCCTCGTCGTCCCCGCCGTGCTCGGCGCCGCGGCGCTGCTGGTCGGAGCGCAGGCGCTGCTCGACGCCCGCGAGCGCGCCCGGGTGGAGGCGCTCGCCGACGTCCGCGGGGTGCTCCGCCCGGTCGACCCCGACCTCGGCGTCCGGTGGGCCGCGGGCGCCGAGGACGCGCGGGTCGTGGAGTCGGGCGTCCTCGTCGACGGGCTCGTCGTCGGGGCCGCACCGCTGCCGTCCGCGCAGGTGCAGGTGCGCGCGCTCGACGAGCGGACGGGCGCACTGCGGTGGACGCGCGAGCTCGACCTGCCGACGCCCCTCATGACGCCCGACGCCGCCGACCCGGCGACGTGGACGGTGTGCACGACCGCCGGCGCGCCGGCCCGAGCCGGCGCCGACGGGTCGACGGCCGACGCACGGCCGGTCGTCGGCTGCCTCGCCCAGCAGCCCGGGTCGGACATCGGTCCCCCGCCCGACGTGTCGCTGTGGTTCCTCGACGCGCGCGACGGGACGCTGCTGTCGACGCAGCGCCTGCCCGGCGACGCGGCGTTCACCGTGCTCGACGGCCGCTTCCTCACGGCGATCCGCGTCGAGGAGCAGGTGGACTCGGCCCGCTGGCGGGTCATGGCGACGGACCCGGCCACCCGGGACGTGCTGTGGACGTGGACGACGCCACGGCTCGCGGCGCCGCGCGTGACGCAGCCGACGGACGTGTGGTCGTCGTCGTTCGCGTCGCTCGACGCGCGCGGCGACCGCGTGCTCCTGGCGGTGGGCACGTCGTCGTGGCTGCTCGACGGCGACGGCACGTTCCTGCGCCGCGACCGGCTCGAGCCCGGCTGGTGGCCCGAGCTCGCGCGCGGCGGCGCGGTCGTGCACTCGACGTGGTCGGAGGACGGCCGCCCGCAGGCGCGGCTGCTGCGGTCGGACGGGACGAGCGCCACGGTCGACGCGACGCCGATGTGGCTCCGGGTCGACGACGGCTCGGTCCCCGGGTCGGTGCTGTTCGCGACGCGCGACGTCGGGCCGTCGGGCGTGGTCGCGTCGGTGTCGGCGCGCGACGCGTCGACGGGCGATCTGCGGTGGCGCGTGACGGGGGTCGAGGCGACGTCGGCGCTGCTGCTCGACGACCGGCTCTACGTCGTCGGGGCGGACGGCCTGGCCGCGATCGACGCGCGCACGGGCGCGGTCCTGTGGACGACGGCGCTCGGCCGGACGGTCGACGAGGTGTCCACGGACGGCCGCTGGCTGCTGCTGCGGGGTCCCGGCCCGGTGGTGGAGGCGTACGCGACCGGCGACGGCGGGCGCGCGTGGCGCGCCGACCTGACGGGCGAGGTGCTCGAGGCGGGCACGAACCTGCGCGTGGGGTGGCAGGTGCCGCGGATGTACGCGCTGCGCACCGACGGGTCGGTCGCGGTGCTCGGCTGA
- a CDS encoding alpha,alpha-trehalose-phosphate synthase (UDP-forming), whose translation MPDAGYDLLVVANRLPVDVALGDDGEPTWTRSPGGLVTALAPVMAGADGAWIGWGGSPDLELEPFAVDGTQLVPVTLSASDVERYYEGFANDTLWPLYHDVIAPPTFHRQWWDAYQRVNKRFAEAAARHASKGATVWVHDYQLQLVPKMLRELRPDLRIGYFHHIPFPPLEIFAQLPWRRQVVEGLLGADLVGFQRAGDAANFVRIVRRLTDLTTRGQVVTLMKHGRVDRHVRAAAFPISIDSHAFDDLARSHDVQMRAKQIRHELGDPEVLLLGVDRLDYTKGIRHRIKAYGELLEDGRLSPSTTTLVQVASPSRENVGAYQQLRDEVELLVGRINGDFGQVGHAPVQYLHQSFPMEEMAALYLAADVMLVTALRDGMNLVAKEYVAARSDDRGALVLSEFTGAADELQGAVLVNPHDIDGMKDAITYAVHMDQREARKRMRRLRRRVLGHDVTAWSKEFLAVLTAIPARTDHV comes from the coding sequence GTGCCCGACGCCGGCTACGACCTGCTCGTCGTCGCGAACCGTCTTCCCGTGGACGTCGCCCTGGGCGACGACGGTGAGCCGACCTGGACCCGCTCGCCCGGCGGCCTGGTGACCGCGCTGGCGCCCGTGATGGCCGGCGCGGACGGCGCGTGGATCGGGTGGGGCGGCTCCCCCGACCTGGAGCTCGAACCGTTCGCGGTGGACGGCACGCAGCTCGTGCCGGTCACGCTCAGCGCGTCCGACGTCGAGCGGTACTACGAGGGGTTCGCCAACGACACCCTCTGGCCGCTGTACCACGACGTCATCGCGCCGCCGACGTTCCACCGGCAGTGGTGGGACGCCTACCAGCGGGTGAACAAGCGGTTCGCGGAGGCCGCCGCGCGGCACGCGTCGAAGGGCGCGACGGTCTGGGTGCACGACTACCAGCTGCAGCTCGTCCCGAAGATGCTGCGCGAGCTGCGGCCCGACCTGCGGATCGGCTACTTCCACCACATCCCGTTCCCGCCGCTCGAGATCTTCGCGCAGCTGCCCTGGCGGCGGCAGGTCGTCGAGGGCCTGCTCGGCGCGGACCTCGTGGGCTTCCAGCGGGCCGGGGACGCCGCGAACTTCGTGCGGATCGTGCGGCGCCTCACGGACCTCACGACGCGCGGCCAGGTCGTCACGCTCATGAAGCACGGCCGGGTCGACCGGCACGTCCGGGCGGCCGCGTTCCCGATCTCGATCGACTCGCACGCGTTCGACGACCTCGCGCGCAGCCACGACGTGCAGATGCGCGCGAAGCAGATCCGGCACGAGCTGGGCGACCCCGAGGTGCTGCTCCTCGGCGTGGACCGGCTCGACTACACCAAGGGCATCCGGCACCGCATCAAGGCGTACGGCGAGCTCCTGGAGGACGGCCGCCTGTCGCCCAGCACGACGACGCTCGTGCAGGTCGCGAGCCCGAGCCGGGAGAACGTCGGCGCGTACCAGCAGCTCCGCGACGAGGTCGAGCTGCTCGTCGGGCGGATCAACGGCGACTTCGGCCAGGTCGGGCACGCACCCGTGCAGTACCTGCACCAGTCGTTCCCGATGGAGGAGATGGCGGCCCTGTATCTCGCGGCCGACGTCATGCTCGTGACCGCGCTGCGCGACGGCATGAACCTCGTCGCGAAGGAGTACGTCGCGGCCCGGTCCGACGACCGCGGCGCGCTCGTCCTGTCGGAGTTCACGGGCGCGGCCGACGAGCTGCAGGGTGCGGTGCTCGTGAACCCGCACGACATCGACGGCATGAAGGACGCGATCACGTACGCCGTGCACATGGACCAGCGGGAGGCGCGCAAGCGCATGCGCCGCCTGCGTCGCCGCGTGCTCGGCCACGACGTGACCGCCTGGTCGAAGGAGTTCCTCGCGGTGCTGACGGCGATCCCCGCCCGGACGGACCATGTCTGA
- a CDS encoding ABC transporter ATP-binding protein, with amino-acid sequence MATVTFDKATRVYPGTERPAVDSLDLHIEDGEFLVLVGPSGCGKSTSLRMLAGLEDVNAGRILIGDRDVTDVQPKDRDIAMVFQNYALYPHMTVADNMGFALKIAGTPKAEIRQRVEEAAKILDLSQYLDRKPKALSGGQRQRVAMGRAIVRQPQVFLMDEPLSNLDAKLRVQTRTQIASLQRRLGVTTVYVTHDQTEALTMGDRIAVLKDGLLQQVGTPRDMYDTPANVFVAGFIGSPAMNIATVPVLEGAAQLGRARVSLPRDVISKFTEADRNHITLGFRPEALEVVPQGTPDAIPVIVNIVEELGSDAFLYASLTNEFGGAEAVHSGAGDAQIIVRIDPRGVPDKGATVWVRIREGQQHLFHAGTGERITV; translated from the coding sequence ATGGCTACGGTCACGTTCGACAAGGCCACCCGGGTCTACCCGGGCACGGAGCGCCCTGCGGTCGACTCGCTCGACCTGCACATCGAGGACGGCGAGTTCCTCGTCCTCGTCGGCCCCTCCGGCTGCGGCAAGTCCACCTCGCTCCGCATGCTCGCGGGTCTCGAGGACGTCAACGCGGGTCGCATCCTCATCGGCGACCGCGACGTCACGGACGTCCAGCCGAAGGACCGGGACATCGCGATGGTGTTCCAGAACTACGCGCTGTACCCGCACATGACGGTCGCCGACAACATGGGCTTCGCGCTCAAGATCGCCGGCACGCCGAAGGCGGAGATCCGCCAGCGCGTCGAGGAGGCCGCCAAGATCCTCGACCTCTCCCAGTACCTCGACCGCAAGCCGAAGGCCCTCTCGGGTGGTCAGCGTCAGCGTGTCGCCATGGGTCGCGCCATCGTGCGTCAGCCCCAGGTGTTCCTCATGGACGAGCCGCTGTCGAACCTCGACGCCAAGCTCCGCGTCCAGACCCGTACGCAGATCGCGTCGCTGCAGCGTCGTCTCGGTGTCACCACCGTCTACGTCACGCACGACCAGACCGAGGCCCTCACCATGGGCGACCGCATCGCGGTCCTCAAGGACGGCCTCCTGCAGCAGGTCGGCACGCCGCGCGACATGTACGACACCCCGGCCAACGTCTTCGTCGCCGGCTTCATCGGCTCGCCGGCCATGAACATCGCGACCGTCCCGGTCCTCGAGGGCGCGGCCCAGCTCGGCCGTGCGCGCGTCTCGCTCCCGCGCGACGTCATCTCGAAGTTCACCGAGGCCGACCGCAACCACATCACGCTCGGCTTCCGTCCCGAGGCGCTCGAGGTCGTCCCGCAGGGCACCCCCGACGCGATCCCGGTCATCGTGAACATCGTCGAGGAGCTCGGCTCGGACGCGTTCCTCTACGCGTCGCTCACGAACGAGTTCGGCGGCGCCGAGGCCGTGCACTCCGGTGCCGGCGACGCGCAGATCATCGTCCGCATCGACCCCCGCGGCGTGCCGGACAAGGGCGCGACGGTGTGGGTCCGCATCCGCGAGGGCCAGCAGCACCTGTTCCACGCGGGCACCGGCGAGCGCATCACGGTCTGA
- the otsB gene encoding trehalose-phosphatase yields the protein MSDAPADAAALREVLAGLAADPSSRPLLVALDFDGTLAPLQDDPQRSRILPDGVEALTRLADADGVALALVSGRAMNDLHALAEVPAGTYLIGSHGAERARVTRYGLDRDVVQLTEEQSDRLGALGAEAAQVARGRDGVWVETKPTAVVVHTRLAERDVADPAEAEAVALGERLGSGVLHGKDVVEISVLRASKGEALTALRDELGAPVVLYAGDDVTDEHAFAALGDGDVTVKVGAGDTVARFRVDDPQAAVDALADLAARLHG from the coding sequence ATGTCTGACGCCCCCGCGGACGCCGCGGCCCTGCGCGAGGTCCTCGCGGGCCTCGCCGCCGACCCGTCGTCGCGGCCGCTGCTCGTCGCGCTCGACTTCGACGGCACGCTCGCACCGCTCCAGGACGACCCGCAGCGCTCGCGCATCCTGCCCGACGGCGTCGAGGCCCTCACCCGGCTCGCGGACGCCGACGGCGTCGCCCTGGCGCTCGTGTCGGGCCGCGCGATGAACGACCTGCACGCGCTCGCCGAGGTCCCGGCGGGGACCTATCTCATCGGCAGCCACGGCGCCGAGCGCGCCCGCGTCACGCGGTACGGCCTCGACCGCGACGTCGTGCAGCTCACCGAGGAGCAGTCGGACCGGCTCGGGGCGCTCGGCGCGGAGGCCGCGCAGGTCGCGCGCGGGCGGGACGGCGTGTGGGTCGAGACGAAGCCGACGGCGGTCGTCGTGCACACGCGCCTCGCCGAGCGCGACGTCGCCGACCCGGCGGAGGCCGAGGCGGTCGCGCTGGGCGAGCGGCTCGGGTCGGGGGTGCTGCACGGCAAGGACGTCGTCGAGATCTCCGTGCTGCGCGCGAGCAAGGGCGAGGCGCTCACGGCGCTCCGCGACGAGCTCGGCGCCCCCGTCGTGCTGTACGCGGGCGACGACGTCACCGACGAGCACGCGTTCGCCGCGCTCGGCGACGGCGACGTGACCGTCAAGGTCGGGGCCGGCGACACGGTCGCCCGGTTCCGCGTCGACGACCCGCAGGCCGCCGTCGACGCCCTCGCGGACCTCGCGGCACGGCTGCACGGCTGA